One segment of Lachancea thermotolerans CBS 6340 chromosome E complete sequence DNA contains the following:
- the KNS1 gene encoding serine/threonine protein kinase KNS1 (similar to uniprot|P32350 Saccharomyces cerevisiae YLL019C KNS1 Nonessential putative protein kinase of unknown cellular role member of the LAMMER family of protein kinases which are serine/threonine kinases also capable of phosphorylating tyrosine residues): protein MSQHAQVKRKRTRTLDAAPQAMGVASGVSPGMPQGMFLDNDADPVIGEMLARQSALLQGNLIDTHFSDEPAPRALPQSTLGFHSFTDARDDTEQDDDLIFVKEQPVGGPSSSSAVALDQPQFDHHYTAKKFKKQRTISLPQLPYAKLLYEARGTVPHRQNDDDLLHLSGSSTKTIDGNRAVTLNVVRSVSPLTSQDHAPVLKRMAAAPKISKLVPSRKKKKKFFQTDKEGHYVFQQNDVFCNNRFIVKELLGQGTFGKVVQCVDTAPPVSPHVSDFQPFEDPFAESFEDSHFDLDYGHSQSNDSQPRLVAVKIIRAVDRYREAAKTELRVLKAIIENDSTGQYQCLLLRECFDYKNHICLVTDLFGKSVYDFMCNNGCPRFPGSHVQAISKQLIRSVCFLHDLGIIHTDLKPENVLLCDESYVGKPLSPQTYSSLSPRRKSACGGERRFLTNPEVKLIDFGSAVFHNEFHPAIISTRHYRAPEIVLGLGWSFPCDIWSIGCVLVELVTGESLYPIHENLEHMAMMQRFNGRPFPPKIVENMFYKADRKLGNMSPDLNSTVIKHFDRDTLALQWPERNKKGEIITKERSMKRILTSCDRLDKYILQKVRQDYGDWLTINWDLSPEDNWALLESKYDEQVLDREVFLFWYWFLDLCKKMFEFDPTKRITAREAIGHEWFNYGILDEGIASFGKV, encoded by the coding sequence ATGTCGCAGCACGCGCAGGTCAAGCGCAAGCGCACCCGAACCCTCGACGCCGCGCCACAAGCCATGGGCGTCGCCTCAGGAGTCTCCCCGGGCATGCCCCAGGGCATGTTCCTGGACAACGACGCAGACCCGGTCATCGGCGAGATGCTCGCGCGCCAGTCCGCCCTTCTCCAGGGCAACCTCATCGACACGCACTTCTCCGACGagcccgcgccgcgcgcccTCCCGCAGTCGACACTCGGCTTCCACAGCTTCACGGATGCGCGCGACGACACGGAGCAGGACGACGAcctcatcttcgtcaaGGAGCAGCCCGTCGGCGGCccctcctcgtcgtccgccGTCGCGCTGGACCAGCCTCAATTCGACCACCACTACAcggccaagaagttcaagaagcagcgcaCTATCTCGCTGCCCCAGCTGCCCTACGCCAAGCTGCTCTACGAGGCCCGCGGCACCGTCCCACACCGCCAGAACGACGATGACCTGCTCCACCTCAGCGGCAGCTCCACCAAGACCATCGACGGCAACCGCGCCGTGACCCTGAACGTCGTTCGCAGCGTGTCGCCGCTCACCTCACAGGACCACGCCCCGGTCCTCAAGCGTATGGCCGCCGCCCCCAAGATCTCGAAGCTCGTGCCCAGccgcaagaagaaaaagaagtttttccAGACCGACAAGGAGGGTCACTACGTGTTCCAGCAGAACGACGTTTTTTGCAATAACCGGTTTATTGTGAAGGAACTCTTGGGCCAGGGTACATTCGGCAAGGTCGTCCAGTGCGTCGACACCGCACCGCCGGTCTCCCCGCACGTCTCGGACTTCCAGCCCTTCGAGGATCCCTTCGCAGAGTCTTTTGAGGACTCACACTTCGACCTCGACTACGGGCACTCCCAATCGAACGACTCTCAGCCCCGCCTTGTCGCGGTAAAGATCATCCGCGCGGTTGACCGCTACCGGGAGGCCGCCAAGACAGAGCTCCGGGTTTTGAAGGCGATAATTGAGAACGACTCAACGGGTCAGTACCAGTGCCTCCTGCTTCGCGAGTGCTTCGACTACAAGAACCACATCTGTCTGGTAACCGATCTGTTCGGAAAGTCCGTTTACGACTTTATGTGCAACAACGGGTGCCCGCGGTTCCCTGGATCACACGTCCAGGCCATATCCAAACAGCTTATAAGGTCCGTGTGCTTCTTGCACGACTTGGGCATCATACACACCGACTTGAAGCCTGAAAACGTACTTTTGTGCGATGAATCCTATGTTGGAAAGCCGCTTTCGCCGCAAACATACTCTAGCCTCAGCCCTCGCAGGAAGAGCGCATGCGGAGGAGAGCGCAGGTTTTTGACTAACCCTGAggtgaagctcatcgattTTGGCAGCGCTGTATTCCATAACGAGTTCCATCCGGCTATTATTTCCACTCGGCACTACCGCGCTCCTGAAATTGTTTTGGGCTTGGGCTGGTCTTTCCCATGTGATATTTGGTCCATTGGGTGTGTTTTGGTTGAGCTAGTCACAGGTGAGTCGCTTTACCCCATCCACGAGAACCTGGAGCACATGGCGATGATGCAGCGTTTCAACGGGCGTCCTTTTCCACCCAAGATCGTTGAGAACATGTTTTACAAGGCGGACAGAAAGCTGGGAAATATGTCGCCGGATTTGAACTCCACTGTCATCAAACACTTTGATAGAGACACTTTGGCATTACAGTGGCCGGAGAGAAACAAGAAGGGAGAGATCATTACCAAAGAGAGGTCTATGAAACGGATATTAACGAGTTGCGATCGCTTGGACAAATAtattcttcaaaaggtaCGACAAGATTACGGGGATTGGTTAACTATAAACTGGGACTTGAGTCCAGAAGACAATTGGGCTCTTCTGGAATCAAAGTACGATGAACAGGTTTTGGACAGGGaagtctttttgttctggTATTGGTTCTTGGATCTATGTAAGAAGATGTTCGAGTTTGatccaacaaaaagaatcACCGCCCGGGAGGCAATCGGGCACGAATGGTTTAATTACGGTATTTTGGATGAAGGAATTGCAAGCTTCGGAAAAGTGTAA
- the NUP49 gene encoding FG-nucleoporin NUP49 (weakly similar to uniprot|Q02199 Saccharomyces cerevisiae YGL172W NUP49 Subunit of the Nsp1p-Nup57p-Nup49p-Nic96p subcomplex of the nuclear pore complex (NPC) required for nuclear export of ribosomes): protein MFNFGRAASASAANTSGSGGMFGQSSNAAPGGGLFGNSNNTQQQGISGFGQNNTTQSSSGGLFGQNNQQQQTGGLFGQNKPATGGLFGQSNQPTQQQGQTGGGLFGQPNQQQQQQQQQPGGLFGQNSQPQQSGGGLFGQSGQQSQQTGGGLFGGSSSATTGTSNGLFGQAGSSNTSNFGSNTNPTQGRGGLFGQNQNTSAGASGGLFGNKPAAPGGLFGSNNAGSNTNGASSFGNNSASNTTGGLFGNKPAGSTSLFGNNTNNKTGLFGNNNSTNPSGSLFGNKPATSSLFGGNNNGPSGLFGNQQPQPQLQSQPALQSLSQLPLTPMTRVVDLPPQIRQEIEQLDQYIQRQVAISQHLKADTEDHTGLIQSIPRDIKYLQTTHSLTHQSLAHDLRKITGIKEITDQNIADSQTFSIILQQLITPGNKISSLELDKFFQEKIQLYKSRLDEYFYVLSDIESAVHGIERDMLGVTSTDGSQDTSKDNTSWKTGINAIVSTVLEEFELFMDMAERIAELHQKVKEVTGNYKNTLIKA, encoded by the coding sequence ATGTTCAATTTTGGCAGAGCCGCCTCCGCATCTGCCGCTAATACATCTGGTAGTGGTGGCATGTTTGGTCAGTCATCGAACGCCGCTCCAGGCGGCGGTCTTTTTGGTAATTCTAACAACACTCAGCAGCAAGGAATAAGTGGCTTTGGCCAGAACAATACTACACAAAGCTCAAGCGGTGGACTTTTTGGCCAGAATAAccaacagcaacaaacTGGAGGGTTATTTGGCCAGAACAAACCAGCCACAGGCGGCTTGTTCGGCCAAAGCAATCAACCTACGCAACAACAGGGCCAAACTGGCGGGGGGTTGTTTGGGCAGCCAaaccaacagcagcagcagcagcaacagcagcctGGTGGACTGTTCGGCCAAAACTCACAGCCTCAGCAGTCAGGCGGTGGTCTCTTTGGCCAGTCAGGTCAGCAGTCGCAACAAACTGGTGGTGGTCTCTTTGGCGGCTCCAGCTCGGCCACCACCGGGACGTCGAACGGGCTCTTTGGGCAAGCAGGCTCTTCGAATACCTCTAACTTTGGAAGCAATACCAACCCTACCCAGGGCAGAGGTGGCCTTTTTGGACAAAATCAGAACACATCCGCGGGCGCTTCGGGAGGGTTGTTTGGAAACAAACCAGCGGCACCAGGCGGGCTATTTGGTAGCAACAATGCGGGCTCAAACACCAACggagcttcttcatttggCAACAACTCTGCATCGAATACGACGGGTGGTCTATTTGGCAACAAGCCAGCCGGCTCTACATCTCTCTTTGGGAACAACACGAACAACAAAACGGGGCTCTTTGGGAATAACAACTCTACTAACCCTTCAGGGAGCTTATTCGGAAACAAGCCTGCGACATCATCGCTCTTTGGCGGTAACAACAACGGGCCCTCAGGCTTGTTTGGAAACCAGCAACCTCAACCACAATTGCAGTCCCAGCCTGCTCTACAATCATTGTCACAGCTACCACTGACGCCGATGACTCGCGTCGTCGACCTGCCGCCGCAAATCCGTCAAGAGATTGAGCAGCTAGACCAATACATTCAAAGGCAAGTGGCAATTTCACAACATCTAAAAGCGGACACTGAAGATCATACAGGGCTTATTCAGTCTATTCCCCGTGACATTAAATATCTGCAGACGACACACTCATTGACTCATCAGTCGCTGGCGCACGATTTGCGCAAGATTACGGGTATTAAGGAGATCACTGATCAGAACATAGCAGACTCACAAACATTTTCAATCATTCTGCAACAGCTCATAACGCCTGGTAACAAAATATCATCGCTTGAGCTGGATAAGTTTTTCCAGGAGAAAATTCAACTATACAAATCGAGACTGGATGAGTACTTTTATGTCCTCTCCGACATCGAAAGCGCAGTCCATGGCATTGAAAGGGATATGCTGGGTGTAACATCTACGGACGGAAGCCAAGATACTAGCAAAGACAATacaagctggaaaacaGGTATCAACGCCATTGTGTCCACCGTGCTGGAAgaatttgagcttttcatgGACATGGCAGAAAGGATAGCCGAACTGCATCAAAAGGTGAAGGAGGTCACTGGCAATTACAAGAACACCCTAATAAAAGCCTAA
- the CGR1 gene encoding Cgr1p (similar to uniprot|P53188 Saccharomyces cerevisiae YGL029W CGR1 Coiled-coil protein that may contribute to compartmentalization of nucleolar constituents expression is growth-regulated) — protein MSKNEKTEAADSAQTQTAEEKVPVKGANVSGRAWKVDKGQFRVSSRAIKNKKLTSWELKRQKALEDKQFKQKLKELREEKDQIRKAKIQALKERREKSEEKERYERLATKMHAKKVDRLRRREKRNKALKER, from the coding sequence ATGTCTAAGAACGAAAAAACCGAGGCTGCAGATTCTGCTCAAACTCAAACCGCTGAGGAAAAGGTGCCAGTTAAAGGTGCCAATGTGAGTGGAAGAGCATGGAAAGTCGACAAGGGCCAATTCAGAGTCAGTAGCAGAGCaattaaaaacaaaaagctgacGTCCTGGGAGCTGAAGAGGCAGAAAGCGCTGGAGGATAAACAGTTCAAGCAGAAACTAAAGGAGCTTCGGGAAGAGAAGGACCAGATTCGCAAGGCGAAGATACAAGCACTGAAGGAGAGGAGAGAAAAGAGTGAAGAGAAGGAGCGCTACGAAAGACTAGCGACCAAGATGCACGCTAAGAAGGTTGACAGgctgagaagaagagaaaagagaaacaaaGCGCTGAAAGAGCGCTAG
- a CDS encoding KLTH0E07106p (conserved hypothetical protein), which produces MPDMKKKSDKNDKIWNVVSFDRESRVQPQPQVSVELVTEEGLCDDILSNASSDESELPASPLKQSNTELSFGTLVGRNEDEDDFAAPERQEECSAPKTGSSLLRAITTLKTWHVVVLTSSTTLFLTYVVQSFLYNQATELGNETATVPYFTDHGASYRNVDFVLPFGDISENTSKFIVDFENRVAIPILAEVSPWQATKFQVNQKAACYWKGFKSFCNEHAETLSERFSGAGNALKNTLRRSGSLFAGRLGELAANFEPVKASASALGERLVQNYKDCDAYYRNNFPMCGRYIRGKAHGLVGNTRSLPRRLGALKPTLGANLRKALSTSDRIVQKADLYVLSRWNNTIEMLRFKKKNIIP; this is translated from the coding sequence ATGCCTGacatgaagaagaagagcgaCAAAAACGATAAGATCTGGAATGTGGTTAGTTTTGATCGTGAATCGAGAGTGCAGCCTCAGCCTCAGGTTTCCGTCGAACTTGTCACAGAAGAAGGGTTGTGCGATGACATTTTGTCCAATGCCAGTAGTGATGAATCTGAGTTGCCTGCGAGCCCCTTGAAGCAAAGCAACACCGAACTAAGCTTTGGAACCTTGGTGGGGAGaaatgaagacgaagatgaTTTTGCGGCACCTGAGAGGCAGGAAGAATGTTCGGCGCCTAAAACAGGCTCCTCTCTACTGCGCGCTATCACCActttgaaaacttggcaCGTTGTAGTATTGACATCATCGACCACTTTGTTTCTAACATACGTTGTTCAGTCTTTTCTCTACAACCAGGCTACTGAGCTAGGAAATGAGACCGCCACCGTGCCATATTTCACTGACCATGGCGCGAGCTACAGGAATGTGGATTTTGTTCTGCCCTTTGGAGATATCTCGGAGAATACCAGTAAGTTTATTGTCGACTTTGAGAACAGAGTTGCGATCCCTATATTAGCCGAAGTGTCACCATGGCAAGCGACGAAGTTCCAAGTAAATCAGAAAGCTGCGTGTTATTGGAAAGGCTTCAAATCGTTTTGCAATGAGCACGCTGAGACCTTGTCTGAGCGTTTTAGTGGAGCTGGCAacgctttgaaaaacactTTGCGAAGGTCAGGGAGTCTGTTCGCAGGGAGACTTGGTGAATTGGcggcaaattttgaacCTGTGAAAGCCTCTGCCAGTGCCTTAGGCGAACGTTTGGTACAGAATTACAAGGATTGTGACGCGTATTACCGAAACAATTTTCCTATGTGTGGGCGCTATATCCGCGGCAAGGCCCACGGCCTTGTTGGAAACACTAGGTCACTTCCAAGACGCTTAGGAGCCCTGAAGCCTACTCTAGGAGCCAATTTGCGTAAAGCTTTGTCGACGTCAGATCGTATAGTTCAAAAAGCCGATCTCTATGTACTCTCGAGGTGGAACAATACAATTGAAATGCTCAggttcaaaaaaaagaatatcattccttga
- a CDS encoding KLTH0E07150p (conserved hypothetical protein): MLGGWSLDRSFEQKATGAVSSSGHAEDTGRRPQTPRFRGLTTATTTATTITGTSSTSTSLERVPPAAAHLSPTTPARTTPAPATPAPVRCYTIPPLAMHIAHGLSPFREDETLAVFREDDDDLDSSSAGGSTAWRLPDFADDYYTDQGIAAHTPTSLPATRHAPPAHAPMLDMDSLAFGEHGFDSKHPAAPPPRYACPTPPLSELASRMQNRTPTPTLTPTAKQRSCRNFWSVDGDRALLRAMLHHEHLLAVARKSRPRSRYWQTISETLAARFGMHRNKRQCRDRFNLIYWKAVRDSHQDLSADSKLAGLMRECMRRFYIDKDNNLMLRPQAPSPATPVTHTGAPAGANAVAAAMPASPVPKPQLELLAQLQSQVLQLTHRMDDLHRALDAHRALVHQLEQSPDAWPHADEPSVGVAAHGYQERCAGRIFGLNDQIW, from the coding sequence ATGTTGGGCGGATGGAGCTTGGACAGGTCGTTTGAACAGAAAGCGACAGGCGCGGTCTCGAGCTCAGGACACGCAGAAGACACGGGAAGACGGCCGCAGACCCCCAGGTTCCGAGGTTTGACGACGGCGACGACCACGGCGACGACCATCACcggcaccagcagcaccagcaccTCCCTCGAGCGTGTTCCACCAGCCGCAGCACACCTCTCTCCCACAACGCCTGCCCGCACCACGCCCGCACCAGCGACACCCGCCCCGGTGCGCTGCTACACAATCCCGCCGCTCGCAATGCACATAGCACACGGGCTGTCGCCGTTCCGCGAGGACGAAACGCTTGCCGTGTTCCGcgaggacgacgacgaccTCGACAGCAGCAGTGCCGGCGGCAGCACCGCCTGGAGGCTGCCGGACTTTGCTGACGACTACTACACAGACCAGGGCATCGCCGCGCACACGCCCACGTCGCTGCCCGCGACGCGGCACGCGCCGCCCGCGCACGCGCCCATGCTGGACATGGACAGCCTGGCGTTCGGCGAGCACGGTTTCGACTCCAAGCACCccgcggcgccgccgccgcgctACGCGTGTCCCACACCGCCGCTGTCGGAGCTCGCGTCGCGCATGCAGAACCGCACGCCCACGCCCACGCTTACGCCCACGGCCAAGCAGCGCTCGTGCCGCAACTTCTGGTCGGTCGACGGCGACcgcgcgctgctgcgcgcCATGCTACATCACGAGCACCTGCTGGCTGTCGCGCGCAAGTCGCGCCCGCGCAGCCGCTACTGGCAGACCATCAGCGAGACGCTGGCCGCGCGCTTCGGCATGCACCGCAACAAGCGCCAGTGCCGCGACCGCTTCAACCTGATCTATTGGAAGGCCGTGCGCGACAGCCACCAGGACCTGTCCGCCGACAGCAAGCTGGCCGGCCTCATGCGCGAATGCATGCGCCGCTTCTACATCGACAAGGATAACAATCTTATGCTGCGCCCGCAGGCGCCGTCTCCCGCAACGCCCGTTACGCACACGGGGGCGCCCGCGGGCGCGAACGCGGTCGCCGCCGCGATGCCCGCCTCGCCCGTCCCCAAGCCCCAGCTCGAGCTCCTGGCCCAACTCCAGAGCCAGGTGCTCCAGCTGACCCACCGCATGGACGACCTGCACCGCGCCCTGGACGCCCACCGCGCGCTCGTGCACCAGCTGGAGCAGAGCCCCGACGCTTGGCCCCACGCGGACGAGCCCTCCGTGGGCGTCGCAGCCCACGGCTATCAAGAAAGATGCGCAGGGCGCATCTTCGGCCTTAACGATCAAATATGGTAA
- the CCM1 gene encoding Ccm1p (similar to uniprot|P48237 Saccharomyces cerevisiae YGR150C Hypothetical ORF): MLGRRLAGAKPQSGALFKRFVVIPASSKARRRRRDVGGIRKNVSVEELELDKALDLRDPKELEFKLRQLREFTKNLATQIRVADDLVKKEAAQKELGNKSKEEDTADAASVILGTHNHHDRYQRRSLLQGEDLSSIILSVSHQVKKLLPEAILKRINDDELVLRSLINHRNSDWNAIISKLDQSPEKLDGVSQRALKNYILSKAKNLSLGSIRKADAMLLSNINHDLTKFNTSMYEFLFYNLSNLKPSQDPSSKYNNEVYTVMESLLDRYDEAQKVIAGKNVAIEAQEGIMPKVEMNQFILNCCIKFASKLLDVSKMNRFLTKFNRDYHILPNKENYTVIAQFYTKLGLHDKAWDIFATMKFLSADHKPDAKTYTCMLSLCNKEKNYAKAIDLFNEMIDLKVDPTPETLNALVKTLATVSGDPVASEGKAESLRLLAWKYLHQNEDLVNLRSGNFEDTILAMMSLCAYDGDAGLARALYFKYITTRFKSNFESWRMRQGDHSSVDYKKVWASTLNPFLFNYLMLAYANYSPGKLPLLLGFEQGAVTRRNLINNVDYLYKFQNDEAGPRAKLPMLPLADISEPSQILLESRAVWQFNLEFGGLCDLRISPLGSSKVLKDLAASAESIEDFSFQVLHQIALWKTQIVNHNALNPKSIMTYLTIPLKLGEKKEFLLRMSEFSYEQQTFEQHISSLYMNTKQQLLTARPGSSTHLTHSEIKKQPSSQTSFNEESSLAFLSSMKHKIIRNSSIYELTMKAAIRFQDQALATKAWESRGSYRKTLAFQNLPVAERTKKDAAFASLMVDFFTQQQMYTDAMGIIMASQRHISWRYPMVKRLHRKLVELEDTRSIKILMEIVNKRSKSDSSAEAVTSLG, encoded by the coding sequence ATGCTTGGTAGAAGATTAGCGGGAGCTAAACCGCAAAGTGGTGCTTTATTTAAGCGATTTGTGGTTATACCAGCTAGCAGTAAGGCTAGACGCCGGAGAAGAGATGTCGGAGGCATCCGCAAAAACGTGTCGGTCGAGGAATTAGAGCTAGACAAGGCTTTGGACTTGAGAGACcctaaagaacttgagtTCAAACTTCGACAATTGCGCGAGTTCACCAAGAATCTAGCAACGCAGATTCGCGTAGCCGATGACTTggtgaagaaagaggccGCACAGAAGGAGCTCGGCAATAAgtcaaaagaagaagacacAGCTGATGCTGCGAGCGTCATCCTGGGCACTCATAACCACCACGACAGGTATCAGCGGCGGTCACTACTACAAGGAGAAGACCTCTCATCGATAATCTTGAGTGTTTCACACCAAGTCAAAAAACTGTTGCCTGAGGCAATATTGAAACGGATTAATGATGACGAACTAGTTCTAAGGTCACTTATAAATCACCGGAATAGTGACTGGAATGCTATTATTTCCAAACTCGACCAAAGTCCAGAGAAACTGGATGGCGTCAGCCAGCGTGCTTTAAAAAATTACATCCTTTCGAAGGCCAAAAATCTTTCTTTAGGGAGCATACGAAAGGCCGACGCGATGTTGCTGTCCAACATCAACCACGACCTTACAAAATTTAACACGAGCATGTATGAATTTCTGTTCTACAACCTTTCCAACCTCAAGCCATCCCAGGATCCAAGCTCGAAATACAACAACGAGGTCTATACCGTAATGGAATCACTTCTTGATCGGTACGATGAAGCGCAGAAGGTAATAGCTGGCAAAAATGTTGCCATTGAGGCTCAAGAGGGCATCATGCCAAAGGTTGAAATGAACCAGTTTATTTTGAACTGTTGCATCAAATTCGCTTCGAAGCTCTTGGACGTTTCTAAAATGAATCGTTTCCTAACGAAGTTCAACCGCGACTACCACATCCTCCCCAACAAGGAAAACTACACTGTAATTGCCCAGTTTTATACCAAGCTAGGCCTCCACGACAAGGCGTGGGACATCTTCGCCACAATGAAATTTTTGTCTGCAGATCACAAACCTGACGCCAAGACATACACTTGCATGCTGTCCCTCTGTAATAAAGAGAAAAACTACGCGAAGGCCATTGACTTGTTTAATGAGATGATTGACTTGAAGGTTGACCCCACCCCAGAGACCCTCAATGCACTGGTCAAGACTTTGGCAACCGTGAGTGGCGATCCTGTTGCCAGTGAGGGAAAAGCCGAGTCTCTACGTTTATTGGCCTGGAAGTACTTACACCAGAACGAAGATCTTGTGAATCTGAGGAGCggcaattttgaagatacTATACTTGCAATGATGTCCTTGTGTGCGTATGATGGCGACGCAGGCTTGGCCAGAGCACTGTACTTCAAGTACATCACCACGAGATTCAAATCAAACTTCGAAAGTTGGAGGATGAGGCAGGGGGACCATAGTAGTGTTGATTATAAAAAAGTTTGGGCTAGTACATTGAATCCATTTCTCTTTAACTATTTGATGCTAGCCTACGCCAACTATTCGCCTGGCAAGCTCCCGCTGCTGTTGGGTTTTGAGCAAGGTGCCGTTACGAGAAGGAATTTGATCAATAACGTTGACTACCTATACAAATTTCAGAACGATGAGGCGGGACCGCGGGCAAAGTTGCCCATGTTGCCTCTGGCTGATATTAGCGAACCTTCCCAAATCCTTCTAGAGTCCCGTGCTGTGTGGCAATTTAACCTAGAATTTGGGGGCCTCTGCGACTTGAGAATCTCGCCTTTGGGCTCATCtaaagttttgaaggatttgGCAGCTTCTGCCGAATCTATCGAAGACTTTTCGTTCCAAGTCCTGCATCAAATTGCACTATGGAAGACACAAATTGTCAACCATAATGCACTCAACCCCAAGTCCATCATGACATACCTGACCATTCCTTTGAAACTAGGCGAAAAGAAGGAGTTTTTGTTGCGAATGTCGGAGTTTTCATATGAACAGCAGACGTTCGAACAACACATCTCGTCACTTTATATGAACacaaagcagcagctgttGACCGCACGCCCCGGTAGCAGCACTCATCTGACACACAgtgaaatcaaaaagcagccCTCTTCTCAAACCTCTTTCAACGAAGAGTCGAGCTTAGCATTCTTGTCTTCAATGAAGCACAAGATTATAAGGAACTCGAGCATCTACGAGCTGACCATGAAGGCTGCCATaagatttcaagatcaagctCTGGCAACGAAAGCCTGGGAGAGCCGTGGATCCTACAGAAAAACTTTggccttccaaaatttACCAGTAGCTGAAAGAACCAAAAAGGATGCagcttttgcttctctcATGGTGGACTTTTTCACGCAGCAGCAGATGTACACAGATGCTATGGGCATAATCATGGCATCGCAAAGGCACATCAGTTGGAGGTATCCAATGGTTAAGCGGCTACACAGGAAACTGGtggagctggaagacaCGAGGAGCATAAAAATACTGATGGAAATCGTGAACAAACGATCCAAATCAGACAGCAGCGCGGAGGCTGTCACTTCTCTCGGCTAG
- the GPC1 gene encoding glycerophosphocholine acyltransferase (similar to uniprot|P48236 Saccharomyces cerevisiae YGR149W Hypothetical ORF), which produces MSDIPDTLDTDSDEGSEPMKVTLANWVEFLDPLSFTAQSQYLPRKYLTRARRRLKSARPRQKLNQLKTTAQDLTPQLEDFKRRTIERLHSLDRPLESLFFHNSSRLEKWFYPFTLFHIFAIGFIIGKYPSWFHVYYTGMLVLLMPVRFYTYYKTNNHYYMADLCYYVNLMVLLFVWVWPDSVHLYQSCFAFTFGTLSFAVITWRNSLVIHSVDKITSCFIHIMPPLTMYTIHHGLGEDLKRARFPAASLAGSKKWNLKYNIFWTSLYYLLWQSAYHYFITLRKSSKIKSGQRATSFEYLTTHQFKNFWAAKLPEPWPMFFYILFQYCYQLGTMMLCGIWFNYRGAAGAFLTFIYLCAAKNGATYYIDYYGKKFEKEVAKLKSEVEDLQQQLSQKANSSSNNYSGVLE; this is translated from the coding sequence ATGAGCGACATCCCGGACACGCTAGACACAGACTCCGACGAGGGCTCGGAGCCCATGAAGGTCACGCTGGCCAACTGGGTCGAGTTCCTAGACCCGCTCTCCTTCACGGCGCAATCGCAGTACCTGCCCCGGAAGTACCTCACGCGGGCGCGCCGCAGGCTCAAGAGCGCCCGCCCGCgccagaagctcaaccaGCTCAAAACCACGGCCCAGGACCTCACGCCCCAGCTCGAGGACTTCAAGCGCCGCACCATCGAGCGCCTCCACTCCCTGGACAGGCCGCTGGAGtcgctcttcttccacaaCAGCTCCCGTCTTGAGAAGTGGTTCTACCCGTTCACGCTCTTCCACATCTTCGCCATCGGCTTCATCATCGGCAAATATCCCAGCTGGTTCCACGTCTACTACACGGGCatgctggtgctgctgaTGCCCGTGCGCTTCTACACCTACTACAAGACGAACAACCACTACTACATGGCGGACCTGTGCTACTACGTCAACCTCATGGTGCTGCTCTTCGTCTGGGTCTGGCCCGACTCCGTCCACCTCTACCAGTCCTGCTTCGCCTTCACCTTCGGCACCCTCAGCTTCGCCGTGATCACCTGGAGAAACTCCCTCGTCATCCACTCCGTCGATAAGATTACCTCTTGCTTTATACACATCATGCCGCCCCTCACCATGTACACCATCCACCATGGCCTCGGAGAGGACTTGAAGCGCGCCCGTTTCCCCGCCGCATCCCTGGCGGGCTCCAAAAAGTGGAATCTGAAATACAACATCTTCTGGACCTCGTTGTACTACCTTCTGTGGCAGAGCGCCTACCACTACTTCATAACCTTGCGCAAGTCTTCCAAGATCAAGTCCGGCCAAAGGGCCACCAGCTTCGAGTACCTGACCACCCAccagttcaagaacttctggGCCGCCAAGCTACCCGAGCCATGGCCTATGTTTTTCTACATTCTGTTCCAGTACTGCTACCAGCTCGGCACTATGATGCTGTGCGGTATCTGGTTCAATTACAGAGGGGCAGCAGGCGCGTTCCTGACCTTTATTTACCTGTGCGCTGCAAAGAACGGAGCCACATACTACATTGACTACTACGGCAAAAAGTTCGAGAAGGAGGTCGCCAAGTTGAAGTCAGAGGTCGAAGacctgcagcagcagctcaGCCAAAAGGCCAACTcaagcagcaacaactACTCAGGCGTTCTTGAATGA